The following are encoded in a window of Lactobacillus panisapium genomic DNA:
- a CDS encoding ABC transporter ATP-binding protein — protein sequence MKVIRLIRLKKFFWVGLFLSIISSVLGVIVPLYIKNIIDLKNIFKSTLSLSFLSKLVTILVLQTVISAMGNFLISREGERQIADIRNLLQTHLIHLPIPFFDNQESGQLSSRVINDSVLVKNFITGVVPEFITSLITTIGTFIVLFLLDWKLSLLIFLIFPLDALITIPLGNYEEKLTVKSQKSLSDLTGIVTESLRNIRAVKLSEAEENVLVKFGKKLRLLYKLSVKNEAVYAVISPIQSLVSFVLIVSVLLYGGYRVQQSTLTIGSLTSFLIYFYQVIGPINTIADFYTNYKQTKGAVAKIIEILHEKPEKYIVGSSKLKISKPYSLSVRNLCFSYDKKMVLEKVNVDFPAKKKIAIVGSSGAGKTTLVNLITRLYNPNAGSIMLNGIDSKKIDLSQWRSMFGVVSQENYIISGTIYDNLVFGLKNLPSNDEINNAIKIANLSTFLSSLRRGVHEIVGEQGLKLSGGQRQRLQIARAYLKDPDFLILDEATSNLDADSEKKVSLALKEVMKGKTIIAIAHRLSTIIDSDKIYFLDNKTIAASGTHEQLLRSVPKYRNFVKEQFLKTNISGKESKNVGRSLPGL from the coding sequence TTGAAAGTTATCAGACTGATAAGACTTAAAAAATTTTTTTGGGTTGGATTATTTTTATCAATTATCAGCAGTGTTTTAGGAGTAATAGTTCCCCTTTATATTAAGAATATTATTGATTTGAAGAATATTTTTAAATCAACATTATCTTTATCTTTTTTATCTAAATTAGTTACAATTTTAGTTTTACAAACAGTTATAAGTGCAATGGGTAACTTTTTGATTAGCAGAGAAGGAGAAAGACAAATAGCTGATATAAGGAACTTATTGCAAACACATTTAATACATTTACCGATTCCTTTCTTTGATAATCAAGAAAGTGGGCAACTTTCTAGTAGAGTAATTAATGATTCAGTCTTAGTTAAAAATTTTATTACCGGGGTTGTCCCAGAATTTATTACAAGTCTAATAACTACGATCGGAACATTTATTGTGCTGTTTTTATTAGATTGGAAATTATCATTACTTATTTTCTTAATATTCCCATTGGATGCCTTAATTACCATTCCCCTTGGTAACTATGAGGAAAAATTAACTGTTAAATCTCAAAAAAGTTTGAGTGACTTGACTGGAATAGTGACAGAAAGCTTAAGAAACATCAGAGCTGTGAAATTGAGTGAGGCGGAAGAAAATGTTCTTGTGAAGTTTGGTAAGAAACTACGGCTTCTTTATAAACTATCAGTTAAAAATGAGGCAGTTTATGCAGTTATTTCACCCATTCAGAGCTTGGTTTCTTTTGTCTTAATAGTTTCTGTCTTACTTTATGGAGGATATCGAGTACAGCAAAGCACCTTAACTATTGGATCACTAACCTCTTTTTTAATTTATTTTTATCAAGTAATCGGTCCAATAAATACAATAGCCGATTTTTATACTAATTATAAGCAAACTAAAGGTGCAGTAGCAAAAATAATTGAGATTCTGCATGAAAAACCAGAGAAATATATTGTTGGCTCTTCTAAGCTTAAAATAAGTAAACCATACAGTTTATCAGTTAGAAATCTATGCTTTTCATATGACAAAAAAATGGTTTTAGAGAAGGTTAATGTTGACTTCCCAGCAAAGAAGAAAATTGCAATAGTTGGCTCTTCTGGTGCTGGTAAAACTACTTTGGTTAATCTAATAACCAGATTATATAATCCTAATGCTGGTTCAATTATGTTGAATGGTATTGATAGTAAGAAAATTGATTTAAGTCAATGGCGTTCAATGTTCGGTGTGGTTTCACAAGAAAATTATATTATTTCTGGTACTATTTATGACAATCTAGTATTTGGACTTAAAAATCTGCCTTCAAATGATGAAATTAATAATGCTATAAAGATAGCTAACTTATCAACATTTTTATCTAGTTTAAGGAGAGGAGTTCATGAAATAGTTGGAGAGCAAGGGTTAAAGCTATCAGGTGGTCAGAGACAAAGGTTACAGATAGCAAGGGCCTACTTAAAAGATCCTGATTTCTTAATTTTAGATGAAGCCACTTCAAATCTTGATGCAGATTCAGAAAAAAAAGTTTCCTTGGCTTTAAAAGAAGTTATGAAAGGTAAAACAATTATCGCAATAGCTCATAGATTGTCGACTATCATTGATTCTGACAAGATATATTTTTTAGATAATAAAACAATTGCAGCTTCAGGAACGCATGAACAATTATTGCGAAGTGTACCGAAATATAGGAATTTTGTGAAAGAGCAGTTTTTAAAAACTAATATTTCTGGAAAGGAAAGTAAAAATGTTGGACGATCGTTACCTGGATTATAG
- the dltC gene encoding D-alanine--poly(phosphoribitol) ligase subunit DltC — MDIKEEVLAILQDLTGEDLAGKMDEDIFANGLMDSMASVQMLLNLQEKFAIDVPVSEFDRNEWNTPSKIVAKVESLKNE; from the coding sequence ATGGATATTAAAGAAGAAGTTTTAGCAATTTTACAAGATTTAACCGGAGAAGACTTAGCCGGCAAGATGGATGAAGATATTTTTGCCAACGGGCTAATGGACTCCATGGCCAGCGTGCAGATGTTATTGAACCTGCAGGAAAAATTTGCGATCGATGTGCCGGTTTCCGAATTTGACCGGAACGAATGGAATACGCCCAGCAAGATTGTGGCAAAGGTGGAAAGTTTAAAAAATGAGTAA
- the lanKC gene encoding class III lanthionine synthetase LanKC, which yields MLDDRYLDYSVNNKELFYSEPNRIDKPEDRLSIASFSSDDWIYTIDADWIYMLNKNEQNSPDQGWKIHITAVPMEAQEELYAVSKYLINNNISFKFIPTIDKLIDRNSKNANRASSGKFITVYPHDTKIFIKLLDDLHELTKFYNNGPYILNDKQWKNGNVFFRYGGFKEMTMIKDGKKVDAIKDPSGKLIPDKRVPYYYLPEFVKEPMKIQENNKAVPISEYKELKKYKIVNAISFSDAGGVYKASINNRTCILKEGRPEAGLDSKETDGFYRVLHEYRVLDSLKDNPFVVNVNNYFTAWKHNYLEENFIKGMNLDDFIAIKFPFNIAKTSKKELQKYITNIKFIISELLKAIKSIHAEGVAIGDLQPSNVIFSEKEQKITLIDFEAAQNPNTKYEPGIMTLGFVSNNADTYGEADWYAVGKIALYLLMPIETANSSLSPKIEEIYYERIKTIFGDEIVEFLENIKLEISKYTNVDGSPLFIKEFLKIPNEKLSKKTAQAFVNHLRQGIVNNLDFQSKGLIKGDIKQYRDNVSRYAISYGAFGGIMTLIRSGGIPDEIVNDFDNWLSENCAIISSMDFSKENSYGLFDGLAGICSVLYDLGEKEKATSLLKKISLSNVQGVSIYSGVSGIGMAFLAGYLLTQDNQLLKKCYEAADIVEKDFLNRTSKPVKNVNAGLLNGLAGEALFLYKVGQKTGQTKYKSIGIEIIDYVIKYQLKYDEEGSLYIIDTSRKVNRAIPYLNDGAAGVAVVMISIYQDKKSFLNNKRKKILQDLISTTFCISTVEAGLLEGYAGFLVLGTLVNNIFSSSDLMNYILDGLNMYLFSNGTSEVYIPGATGLKCSMDVSTGASGIILALLGVIKKQSYAFLPLPVDANIF from the coding sequence ATGTTGGACGATCGTTACCTGGATTATAGTGTTAATAATAAAGAATTGTTTTATTCTGAACCTAATAGAATTGATAAGCCGGAAGATAGATTATCAATTGCTAGTTTTTCATCCGATGATTGGATATATACAATTGATGCTGATTGGATATATATGTTAAATAAAAATGAACAAAATTCACCTGATCAGGGATGGAAAATACATATAACTGCAGTTCCAATGGAAGCTCAAGAAGAACTCTATGCTGTTTCGAAATATCTTATTAATAATAATATCTCATTCAAATTTATCCCTACTATAGATAAATTAATTGATAGGAATTCCAAGAATGCGAACAGAGCATCATCTGGAAAATTTATAACTGTTTATCCGCATGATACAAAAATATTTATTAAATTATTGGATGATTTGCATGAGCTGACTAAGTTCTATAATAATGGACCGTATATTTTGAACGATAAACAGTGGAAAAACGGCAACGTTTTCTTCAGATATGGTGGTTTTAAAGAAATGACCATGATTAAAGATGGGAAAAAAGTTGATGCTATTAAAGATCCTAGTGGAAAGCTAATTCCTGACAAAAGGGTTCCTTATTATTACCTGCCTGAATTTGTGAAAGAACCAATGAAGATTCAAGAAAACAATAAAGCGGTTCCGATTTCTGAATATAAGGAATTAAAGAAATATAAAATTGTCAATGCAATTTCTTTTAGCGATGCTGGTGGGGTATATAAAGCATCAATTAATAACAGAACCTGTATATTAAAAGAGGGTCGTCCTGAAGCTGGGCTAGATTCTAAAGAAACTGATGGATTTTATAGAGTATTACATGAATATAGAGTCTTAGATAGTTTAAAAGACAATCCCTTTGTTGTTAATGTAAATAATTACTTTACTGCCTGGAAGCATAATTACTTGGAAGAAAACTTTATTAAGGGAATGAATTTAGATGATTTTATTGCGATAAAGTTTCCATTTAATATAGCAAAGACTAGTAAAAAAGAGCTTCAAAAATATATAACTAATATAAAGTTTATAATAAGTGAGCTTTTAAAGGCAATTAAGTCAATTCATGCAGAGGGGGTTGCAATCGGAGATTTACAACCTTCTAATGTTATTTTCTCAGAGAAGGAACAAAAAATAACATTAATTGATTTTGAAGCAGCTCAAAATCCTAATACAAAATATGAACCGGGTATAATGACTCTGGGTTTTGTTTCTAATAACGCAGATACTTATGGTGAAGCAGATTGGTATGCTGTTGGTAAAATAGCTTTATATTTACTAATGCCTATTGAAACTGCTAATAGTAGTTTGTCCCCGAAAATTGAAGAAATTTATTATGAAAGAATAAAAACTATTTTTGGAGATGAGATTGTTGAATTTTTAGAAAACATTAAACTTGAGATTTCTAAATATACAAATGTTGATGGTTCACCGTTATTTATAAAAGAGTTTTTAAAGATTCCTAATGAGAAATTATCTAAAAAAACAGCTCAAGCTTTTGTTAATCATTTAAGACAAGGTATAGTTAATAACCTTGATTTTCAAAGCAAAGGACTAATCAAAGGTGACATTAAGCAATATCGGGACAATGTGTCTAGGTATGCTATAAGTTATGGTGCTTTTGGTGGAATAATGACGTTAATTCGCTCAGGCGGTATACCAGATGAAATTGTGAATGATTTTGACAATTGGCTTAGTGAAAATTGTGCGATAATCTCTTCGATGGATTTTAGTAAAGAAAATTCATATGGATTATTTGATGGCTTAGCTGGAATTTGTTCAGTTCTTTATGATTTAGGTGAAAAAGAAAAAGCCACTAGTTTACTTAAAAAAATTAGCTTATCTAATGTTCAAGGAGTCTCAATTTATTCAGGAGTTTCAGGAATTGGTATGGCATTTTTAGCAGGTTATCTCTTAACCCAGGACAATCAATTACTAAAGAAATGCTATGAAGCTGCTGATATTGTAGAAAAAGATTTTTTAAATAGAACTAGTAAGCCGGTAAAAAATGTAAATGCTGGCTTACTCAACGGATTAGCTGGTGAAGCTTTATTTTTGTATAAAGTTGGACAAAAGACAGGGCAGACCAAGTACAAAAGCATAGGTATAGAAATTATTGACTATGTGATTAAATACCAACTTAAATATGATGAAGAAGGTAGCTTGTATATTATAGATACTAGTAGAAAAGTAAACAGAGCTATACCATATCTAAATGATGGAGCGGCTGGGGTAGCAGTTGTGATGATATCTATATATCAAGATAAAAAATCTTTTCTAAATAATAAAAGGAAAAAAATTTTGCAAGATTTAATATCTACTACTTTCTGTATATCTACAGTGGAAGCAGGCCTTTTAGAAGGATATGCCGGATTTTTAGTATTAGGTACTCTTGTTAATAATATTTTTTCATCATCTGATTTAATGAATTATATATTGGATGGATTAAATATGTATTTATTTTCAAATGGCACTAGTGAAGTTTATATACCTGGCGCTACAGGACTTAAGTGCTCAATGGATGTATCTACTGGTGCAAGCGGAATAATTTTAGCTCTTTTAGGAGTTATAAAAAAGCAAAGCTATGCATTTTTACCATTACCAGTCGATGCCAATATATTCTAG
- a CDS encoding teichoic acid D-Ala incorporation-associated protein DltX, translating into MVKKDQTPSRAKRVGKFILTTIIYCAILIALIYLYQYSGLTSVHFIYNEF; encoded by the coding sequence ATGGTTAAAAAAGATCAAACTCCTTCACGTGCTAAACGTGTTGGCAAGTTTATTCTCACGACAATTATTTATTGCGCTATTTTAATAGCATTAATCTATTTGTATCAATATAGCGGCCTAACCTCGGTTCACTTTATTTACAATGAATTTTAA
- a CDS encoding Rgg/GadR/MutR family transcriptional regulator, translating to MNNKFGKKFKQIRKQKGISLDTASRDITSKSSLYYWEKGQANMSFEKVIAMLERMRIKPSEFVTDSLSDNLDFKEIATTYYHGNDQRLKELATVYLKSSQQNPYDRALLLRAAIACNLLKADTEINLFTPKDLSRLEELLSEIEDWYYEDLFNFGNTLFLLPGKRVFGFAHSLLVKYQENDNDYQWQHAAIATLINANSLLLYTDFHYAQELYSELKALKLSDNFAYEKIRLKFLDELILFIKTKDDSRINEAFFPMLDYLNFHQLKLSLQNTFSQLKQSYNR from the coding sequence GTGAATAATAAATTTGGTAAAAAATTTAAACAAATAAGAAAACAAAAAGGGATAAGTTTAGATACAGCTTCTCGTGATATTACTTCTAAGTCTTCTTTATATTATTGGGAAAAAGGGCAGGCCAATATGTCTTTTGAAAAAGTGATTGCAATGCTTGAACGCATGCGAATTAAGCCATCTGAATTTGTCACGGACAGTTTAAGCGACAACCTTGATTTTAAAGAAATAGCTACTACATATTATCATGGTAATGATCAACGACTTAAAGAACTGGCGACTGTATATTTAAAAAGCAGTCAACAAAATCCTTATGATCGAGCACTACTATTAAGAGCAGCAATTGCTTGTAATTTATTAAAGGCCGATACAGAAATTAATTTGTTTACTCCTAAGGACTTGAGTAGGTTAGAAGAATTACTTTCGGAAATTGAAGACTGGTATTACGAAGATTTGTTTAACTTTGGCAATACTCTTTTCCTTTTACCGGGAAAGCGCGTTTTTGGATTTGCACATTCACTTTTAGTCAAATATCAGGAAAATGACAATGATTATCAGTGGCAACATGCTGCGATAGCGACTTTAATTAATGCTAATTCTTTATTACTCTATACTGATTTCCACTATGCACAAGAACTATATTCAGAGTTAAAAGCTTTAAAACTGAGTGATAATTTCGCCTATGAAAAAATTCGACTAAAATTCCTTGATGAATTAATTTTATTTATAAAAACTAAAGATGATTCAAGAATTAATGAAGCTTTTTTCCCGATGTTAGACTATTTAAATTTCCATCAACTTAAGCTATCCCTACAAAATACTTTTTCTCAATTGAAACAATCCTATAATCGCTAG
- the dltA gene encoding D-alanine--poly(phosphoribitol) ligase subunit DltA: MIKNIIKKIDQIALAEPDRIAYDFLGQTNTYGDLKKRSDAWAGYIMGLNLSPGSPIMIWGGQTFDMIASFLGCVKAGHAYIPIASYSNAERIVLIQEVAAAEAIIAIEELPAIALPDLQVIRPEEVGNETSAVDPANFVQGDDNFYIIFTSGTSGKPKGVQISHNNLLSFVNWEMSDFALPAHPSFLAQAPYSFDLSVMSLYPALVGAGKLVVLPHDVTENFAQLFQTLPQLQFNVWVSTPSFAQMCFLDKTFTGEHHPDLTHFLFCGEELPHNEAELLQKKFPQAKIFNTYGPTETTVAVTQVEITPEVLANYDRLPIGRVKEDTQITIDKTKGDQPGQGEIIITGPSTSKGYLNNPEKTAKAFFQAPSEQYPSHRSGDEGFFDGDLLFYRGRIDFQIKFNGYRIELEEINYYLGKNKFVAHGVAAPKYGSDHTVKQIVAEIELKDGVKKRYSEDEITQLIRADLAQNLMPYMIPQRFVYRDQLPISQNGKVDIKAVIKEVNE, from the coding sequence ATGATTAAAAATATTATCAAGAAAATTGATCAGATTGCGCTGGCTGAGCCAGACCGGATTGCCTATGACTTTCTGGGCCAAACTAACACTTACGGCGACTTGAAAAAGCGTTCCGATGCTTGGGCTGGCTACATTATGGGCCTTAATCTCAGTCCGGGCAGCCCGATTATGATCTGGGGCGGGCAAACTTTTGACATGATTGCCAGCTTTCTTGGCTGTGTTAAAGCCGGTCACGCCTATATCCCGATTGCCAGTTATTCGAATGCCGAAAGAATTGTGCTGATTCAAGAAGTAGCTGCAGCCGAAGCAATCATTGCGATTGAAGAGCTGCCGGCAATTGCTTTACCTGACTTGCAGGTTATCCGCCCCGAAGAGGTGGGTAATGAGACCAGCGCAGTTGATCCGGCCAATTTTGTTCAGGGCGATGATAATTTCTACATTATCTTTACTTCGGGCACCAGCGGCAAGCCCAAGGGCGTGCAGATCAGTCACAACAACCTCTTGAGTTTTGTCAACTGGGAGATGAGCGACTTTGCTTTGCCAGCCCACCCTAGTTTTCTGGCCCAAGCGCCGTATTCGTTTGACCTGTCGGTCATGAGCTTGTACCCCGCTTTAGTGGGAGCAGGCAAGCTGGTCGTTCTGCCACACGACGTGACGGAAAACTTTGCGCAGCTTTTCCAAACGCTGCCGCAATTGCAGTTTAACGTTTGGGTGTCGACGCCGTCATTTGCCCAGATGTGCTTTTTGGACAAGACCTTTACGGGCGAACATCATCCGGATTTGACGCACTTTCTCTTTTGCGGCGAGGAATTGCCGCATAATGAGGCGGAGCTGCTCCAAAAGAAGTTCCCGCAGGCCAAGATTTTCAACACCTATGGCCCCACCGAAACCACGGTGGCGGTGACACAGGTGGAAATTACGCCGGAAGTCTTAGCTAACTATGACCGCCTGCCAATCGGGCGGGTAAAAGAAGATACCCAAATCACGATTGACAAAACTAAGGGCGATCAGCCGGGGCAAGGCGAGATTATCATTACCGGGCCGAGCACTTCCAAGGGTTACCTTAATAACCCGGAAAAAACGGCGAAGGCTTTCTTCCAAGCGCCGTCCGAGCAGTACCCGAGCCATCGCTCCGGCGATGAAGGGTTCTTTGATGGCGACTTGCTCTTTTACCGGGGCCGGATTGATTTCCAAATCAAATTCAACGGCTACCGGATCGAATTAGAAGAAATCAACTATTATTTAGGTAAAAATAAGTTTGTTGCCCACGGCGTGGCTGCGCCTAAATATGGCAGCGACCACACGGTCAAGCAAATTGTGGCGGAAATCGAACTAAAAGACGGCGTCAAAAAGCGCTATAGCGAAGACGAAATTACGCAGCTGATTCGGGCTGATCTGGCCCAGAACCTGATGCCGTACATGATTCCGCAGCGATTTGTCTACCGGGACCAATTACCGATTTCGCAAAACGGCAAGGTTGACATCAAGGCCGTTATTAAGGAGGTTAACGAGTAG
- the dltD gene encoding D-alanyl-lipoteichoic acid biosynthesis protein DltD, with the protein MSNKRRLWQIFGPVLCAFILLLVIFLLPWERTFSQDAIYQAANSQTTTVFKGSLMKQDAFKDDYVPFYGSSELSRLDPLHPSVLAQKYHRNYRPFLLGGPGSQSLAQFLGMQGTAKQLKNKKAVVIVSPQWFTKMGQNPDAFALYYSPLQACNFLLDLKKSSRASRYAAQRFLAMPEVKGVVKAGMKKAASGQPLSSVQRFYLENQRRMLNNEDKFFSTFQLRDRLPKINGQAKLLPATDSAKALDRVASQQAAIHTNSNEFGINNRFFKMRLNKRNLAKLKDSQKNFDYTKSVEYSDFELMLHQFAKQHTNVLFIIPPINQKWADYTGLSQTMYQQAVAKIKYQLRSQGFDQVTDLSKRGGEQYFMEDTIHLGWRGWVAVDQAVKPFMAQPDNRYNYNIHNYFYTKKWQKARYEVAAKQKPQNNRLKVK; encoded by the coding sequence ATGAGTAACAAACGCCGGCTGTGGCAAATCTTTGGCCCAGTTCTTTGCGCTTTTATCTTATTGCTGGTAATTTTTTTGTTGCCTTGGGAGCGGACCTTTTCGCAGGACGCTATTTATCAGGCGGCCAATTCGCAGACGACCACGGTTTTTAAGGGTTCCTTGATGAAGCAGGATGCCTTTAAGGACGACTACGTGCCCTTTTACGGCTCTAGCGAGTTGTCCCGGCTTGATCCGCTGCACCCCAGCGTGTTGGCCCAAAAATATCACCGCAATTACCGGCCGTTTTTACTAGGCGGGCCGGGCAGCCAGTCGCTAGCCCAATTTTTGGGCATGCAGGGAACGGCCAAGCAGCTAAAAAATAAAAAAGCCGTCGTGATTGTGTCACCGCAATGGTTTACGAAAATGGGGCAAAACCCGGATGCGTTTGCACTGTATTATTCACCGCTGCAGGCCTGCAACTTCTTGTTAGACCTCAAGAAAAGCAGCCGCGCCAGCCGCTACGCCGCCCAGCGCTTCTTGGCAATGCCGGAAGTCAAGGGCGTGGTCAAAGCCGGCATGAAAAAAGCAGCCAGCGGCCAGCCCTTGTCAAGCGTGCAGCGTTTCTACCTCGAAAATCAGCGGCGCATGCTTAACAATGAGGACAAGTTTTTCAGTACCTTCCAATTGCGCGACCGCCTGCCCAAAATAAATGGTCAGGCCAAGCTGCTGCCAGCAACTGACTCGGCCAAGGCACTGGACCGAGTTGCCAGCCAGCAAGCGGCAATTCATACTAATTCCAATGAGTTTGGGATTAACAACCGCTTCTTTAAGATGCGGCTGAATAAGCGCAATCTGGCTAAATTAAAGGACAGTCAGAAAAACTTTGATTATACCAAGTCGGTCGAATACAGCGATTTTGAGCTGATGTTGCACCAGTTTGCCAAGCAGCACACCAATGTCTTGTTCATCATTCCGCCAATTAACCAAAAGTGGGCGGACTATACCGGCTTATCGCAGACGATGTACCAGCAGGCAGTCGCTAAAATTAAGTACCAGCTGCGCAGCCAAGGTTTTGACCAGGTTACCGACTTGTCAAAGCGGGGCGGCGAGCAGTACTTCATGGAAGATACGATTCACTTGGGCTGGCGCGGCTGGGTGGCAGTCGACCAGGCGGTTAAGCCGTTCATGGCGCAGCCCGATAACCGCTACAACTACAACATCCATAACTACTTCTATACCAAGAAGTGGCAAAA
- the dltB gene encoding D-alanyl-lipoteichoic acid biosynthesis protein DltB, whose translation MINMQPYGNPHYFVFLMIGLIPIILGLYYGHRFKLYEIAFSLVFLFLIFDGDKWQQGVSLLIYLLLELLLTYCYLYYRKNWANKTWVFYLAVFLAIVPLILVKVQTAFPQAKIPGVLAFLGISYITFKTVQVIMEVRDGAIKEIDLVTYLRFLLFFPTISSGPIDRYRRFAKECDAAPKRAAYLTDLGLATRYLFQGFLYKFILGWFFGTYWLPKIERAALIAGTANGGLKLSWWLLAYMYCYSMYLFFDFAGYSLFAVAISYFMGIHTPMNFNKPFISQNIKEFWNRWHMTLSFWFRDYIYMRFTFFAMKKKLFKNPVRLSQAAYLLLFLVMGFWHGLSWYYIVYGLFHACAIIINDCWLRFKKKHKDKLPANKYTKWLAIFVTFNVVCFSFLIFSGFLSQLWFGWK comes from the coding sequence TTGATTAATATGCAGCCTTATGGGAATCCACACTACTTTGTTTTCCTAATGATTGGCTTAATACCAATTATTTTGGGTCTGTATTATGGCCACCGCTTTAAGTTATATGAAATAGCTTTTTCGCTGGTCTTTCTCTTCCTAATTTTTGACGGGGATAAGTGGCAGCAGGGCGTCAGCCTGCTAATATACTTATTGCTTGAGCTGCTGCTGACTTATTGTTACCTGTATTATCGTAAAAACTGGGCTAACAAAACGTGGGTCTTTTACCTAGCGGTTTTCCTAGCGATTGTGCCCCTGATTTTGGTAAAAGTCCAAACGGCCTTTCCCCAGGCTAAAATACCGGGGGTCTTGGCCTTTCTGGGGATTTCGTACATCACTTTCAAAACCGTGCAGGTCATCATGGAAGTCCGCGACGGGGCGATTAAGGAAATTGACTTGGTCACTTACTTGCGCTTTTTGCTGTTTTTCCCGACGATTTCTTCGGGGCCCATCGACCGTTACCGGCGCTTTGCCAAAGAATGCGATGCTGCCCCTAAACGGGCAGCTTATCTGACGGATTTAGGCTTAGCTACGCGTTACTTGTTCCAAGGTTTTTTGTATAAATTTATCTTGGGCTGGTTCTTTGGCACTTACTGGCTGCCTAAAATTGAGCGGGCAGCTTTAATTGCCGGTACCGCTAACGGCGGCCTGAAATTATCGTGGTGGCTGCTGGCTTACATGTACTGTTACAGCATGTACCTGTTCTTTGATTTTGCGGGCTATTCATTGTTTGCCGTGGCAATTTCCTACTTCATGGGCATTCACACGCCAATGAACTTTAACAAGCCGTTTATTTCGCAGAATATCAAGGAATTCTGGAACCGGTGGCACATGACGCTGTCGTTTTGGTTTAGGGATTACATCTACATGCGGTTTACCTTCTTCGCAATGAAGAAAAAGCTGTTTAAAAACCCGGTGCGCCTGTCGCAGGCGGCCTACCTGCTCTTGTTTTTAGTGATGGGCTTTTGGCACGGGCTAAGCTGGTATTACATTGTTTACGGCTTGTTCCATGCTTGCGCCATCATTATTAATGACTGCTGGCTCAGGTTTAAAAAGAAGCATAAGGACAAGCTGCCGGCTAACAAGTACACCAAGTGGCTGGCAATTTTCGTCACCTTTAACGTCGTTTGTTTCAGTTTCCTGATTTTTTCAGGTTTTCTCAGCCAGCTCTGGTTTGGCTGGAAGTAG